The following proteins are co-located in the Campylobacter concisus genome:
- a CDS encoding molybdopterin oxidoreductase family protein: MMKEGKVICPYCGTGCQVTLHVENNVVRAATGVEDNPVNQGNLCLKGFYGWDYVASPDRLTKPLIRKKNGVFSKDGDFEEASWDEALDLVVEKMKETKAKYGPDALAGNFSARCTLEDNYVAQKLMRAVIGTNNVDHCARIUHAPTVAGLAKTIGNGAATNSFTEIGTYSNCILMIGSNPENGHPIAAMHIQRALNRGAKLIVIDPIKTEFASRADIHLQLEPEHNIPVINALLYTIIEEGLVNEEFVRDHTIGIEYVKEAVKDYAPEVVAKYTRLNPEDIRAAARMYATTKPAVITHGMGVTHFNHGVGGVCDVSNLFLITGNICELGTGDLPLRGQENVQGCCDMGVLPNIFPNLGSVTDPEQRAWFEKMWHLEPGFLSSKIGVHKTEVPDAILDGKVHFFWTIGENPVISEPNTNHFLKGIAHVDFYVVQDLFLTETSLKADVILPGVASSEKEGLYTNAERRVQHNEAVITPPGDARQDWWIVCEIARRLGATEGFNFNSPEEIWEEVRKCDPRRYGGMSYYRIKKYHGLHWPCPNEDDMGGQSLYLDKKFFTPDGKGRFVPCLFVDKADKIESAKLEFAKKMNMSPEYPIMAGSVDEKTDNEYPIQLLTTRKVYQYTVGTMTRRSRAIEEGGDSIGPIAEMNPALAARYGLKQGDFIKAWSRYGYIVVKAEVTDIVPDGIIQMTFHYWESSCNELTSSGWDYISKTPTFKAAIQIKKIDEEEFLRVRELKRIKFQTSKIIYDDFHHHGNAAINE; the protein is encoded by the coding sequence ATGATGAAAGAAGGCAAAGTCATCTGTCCTTATTGCGGGACAGGCTGTCAAGTAACCTTGCATGTGGAAAACAATGTCGTTCGTGCCGCCACTGGTGTTGAAGACAATCCAGTCAATCAAGGAAATTTATGTTTAAAAGGCTTTTATGGCTGGGATTACGTTGCAAGTCCAGATAGACTCACAAAACCACTAATTAGAAAGAAAAATGGCGTATTTTCAAAGGATGGTGATTTTGAGGAAGCCAGCTGGGACGAGGCGCTTGATCTTGTCGTAGAAAAGATGAAAGAAACCAAGGCAAAATATGGTCCAGACGCATTAGCTGGAAATTTCTCGGCACGCTGTACGCTTGAGGACAACTACGTTGCTCAAAAACTAATGCGCGCAGTAATTGGCACAAACAACGTCGATCACTGTGCTAGAATTTGACACGCTCCGACAGTAGCAGGACTTGCTAAAACAATCGGAAACGGAGCTGCCACAAATAGCTTTACAGAGATTGGCACTTATAGTAACTGTATATTAATGATAGGCTCAAATCCAGAAAATGGTCACCCAATCGCAGCTATGCACATCCAAAGAGCGCTAAACCGTGGTGCGAAACTGATCGTCATCGACCCTATTAAGACTGAGTTTGCAAGCAGAGCTGACATTCACTTACAACTAGAGCCAGAACACAATATCCCAGTTATCAACGCACTTCTTTACACCATCATCGAAGAAGGCCTTGTAAATGAAGAATTTGTAAGAGATCACACAATAGGCATTGAGTATGTCAAAGAAGCTGTAAAAGACTATGCTCCAGAGGTCGTGGCTAAATACACAAGGCTAAATCCAGAGGATATCAGGGCAGCTGCTAGAATGTACGCTACCACAAAGCCAGCTGTCATCACTCACGGCATGGGCGTAACTCACTTTAACCACGGCGTTGGCGGAGTTTGCGATGTGTCAAATTTATTCTTGATCACCGGCAACATCTGCGAGCTTGGCACAGGCGACTTACCACTAAGAGGCCAAGAGAATGTTCAAGGCTGCTGCGATATGGGCGTTTTGCCAAATATCTTCCCAAATCTTGGCTCAGTCACTGATCCAGAGCAAAGAGCTTGGTTTGAAAAAATGTGGCACCTAGAACCTGGATTTTTGAGCTCAAAAATAGGCGTTCACAAAACCGAAGTACCTGATGCGATCCTTGATGGCAAAGTTCATTTCTTTTGGACTATCGGCGAAAATCCGGTCATCTCTGAGCCAAATACAAACCACTTCTTAAAAGGTATCGCTCATGTTGATTTCTACGTCGTACAAGATCTATTTTTAACCGAAACCTCACTAAAAGCTGACGTCATACTTCCTGGCGTTGCAAGTAGCGAGAAAGAAGGACTTTATACAAACGCAGAACGCCGCGTACAGCACAATGAAGCAGTCATCACACCTCCAGGCGATGCTAGACAAGACTGGTGGATCGTTTGTGAGATCGCACGTCGTTTAGGTGCAACAGAGGGCTTTAACTTCAACTCACCTGAAGAAATTTGGGAAGAAGTTAGAAAATGCGACCCAAGACGATATGGTGGCATGAGTTATTACCGTATCAAAAAATATCACGGACTTCACTGGCCATGTCCAAATGAAGATGATATGGGCGGCCAGAGCCTCTATCTTGATAAGAAATTTTTCACACCTGATGGCAAAGGTCGTTTTGTACCATGCCTCTTTGTGGATAAGGCCGATAAGATCGAGAGTGCAAAACTTGAGTTTGCTAAGAAGATGAATATGTCACCTGAGTATCCTATCATGGCTGGCTCAGTCGATGAAAAGACTGACAATGAGTATCCGATACAGCTTTTAACTACAAGAAAGGTCTATCAATACACCGTTGGCACTATGACAAGACGCTCACGAGCGATCGAAGAGGGTGGAGATAGTATCGGACCTATCGCCGAGATGAATCCAGCACTTGCAGCAAGATATGGTTTAAAACAAGGCGACTTCATCAAAGCATGGAGTAGATACGGCTACATCGTCGTAAAAGCTGAAGTAACAGACATCGTGCCTGATGGCATCATCCAGATGACTTTCCACTACTGGGAGAGCTCTTGCAACGAGCTAACAAGCAGCGGTTGGGACTACATCAGCAAGACTCCGACATTTAAAGCAGCTATTCAGATCAAAAAGATCGATGAAGAAGAATTTTTACGAGTTCGCGAACTAAAACGCATAAAATTTCAAACTTCAAAGATCATCTACGATGACTTCCACCACCACGGAAATGCAGCGATAAATGAGTAA